Within the Geoalkalibacter sp. genome, the region ACGATCTTCATCATCACCGCCACCACCAGCGCCAGCAGCGCCGTGTAGAGCCACTGCACCAGGCCCACGGACACGCCGTCGACGCGCGCCAGATCCTCATGCACGCTCAGCGCCAGCAGCGGGCGCCAGATGAGGGCCAGCGCCGTCAGGGCGAGCAGGCCGCCGCCGAAAATCCAGGCCAGATCCGTGCGATTGACGGCGAGGATGTCGCCGAACAGGTAGGCCATGAGGTCGATGCGCACGTCCTGCAAAAAGGCCAGGGTCACCAGGCCCAGGGCCAGGGAGCCGTGGGCGAGAATGCCGAGCAGGGTGTCGCCGGCCAGTTCGCGCCGGCGTTGCAGCACGATCAGCAGCAGAACAAGCAGTTGCCCCACGGCGATCACCGCCAGGGTCAGATCGAGATGCAGCAGAAAGCCCAGGGCGATGCCGAGCAGGGCGCTGTGCGCCAGGGTGTCGCCGAAATAGGCCAGGCGCCGCCACACCACGAACACGCCGAAGGGCCCCGCCACCGCCGCCACGCCGAGGCCGCCGCACAGGGCGCGCAGGAGAAAATCTTCGAGCATGATCAGTTTCCTTCCGGGCGATGGCGGTGTTGGCGATTGTGGCTGTAGACGGCGAGGTTGTCGGCGCGCGTGCCGAAAAGTTCGATGAAGACCTCGTTGCGCGCGATGGCCTCGGGCGTGCCGGTGCAGCAGATATGACGGTTGAGGCAGACCACGCGATCGGTGGCCGCCATGACCAGGTGCAGGTCGTGGGAGACGAGCAGGATGGCGCAGCCGTGACGGCGGCGCAGGGCGCCGAGATACTGGTAGAAATCCTGCTGGCCGTGCACGTCGATGCCCTGGGTGGGCTCATCGAGAACCAGCAGCCGCGGGCGGTTGAGCTGGGCGCGCACCAGCAGCACGCGTTGCAGCTCACCGCCGGAGAGCTTCTGCAGGGGGCGCTCGGCGAGATGGCCGATGCCGGCGGCCTCAAGTTCGCTCAGGGGATCGAGACCGTCGCGCGGCGCCAGGTGGAGAAAGCGGCGCACCCTGAGGGGCAGGGTATCGTCGAGATGCAGGCGCTGGGGCACATAGCCCAGGCGCAAGCCGGGCGCGCGCCACACCTGGCCGCGATCGGCAGGCAGCAGGCCCAGGGCGATGCGCAGCAGGGTGGTTTTGCCCGCACCGTTGGGACCGACGATGGTGAGAATTTCTTCGGCCCCGATCTCCAGATCGATGTCGCGCAGCACCTCGCGCTCGCCCAGGCGCACGCCGACGCCGGCGAGGCGCAGCAGGGTCGATGGATTCTCGACGGCCATGGCCCTAGTCCCGACACTGGGGGCAGAGACCGAGGATCTCCACCGTTTGGCGGCGCGGGGCGAAACCCGAGGCCTGGCTGCTGTGGGCGATGGCGGCGGCGATGCCGGCATCGTCGAGTTCGACCAGATCCTGGCATTGTTCGCAGATGAGAAACTGGCCGCAGTGCTCCTGTCCGGGACGCGCGCAGCCGACAAAGGCATTGAGGCTCGACACCCGATGGATCAGGCCCTGCTCGAGAAGAAAATCCAGGGCGCGGTAAACCGTGGGCGGCGCCGCCGGCCCCTGTTCCTGGAGACGCGCCAGCAGGGCGTAGGCGCCCACCGGCTTATGGCTGGTCCACACCAGTTCCAGCACCCTGCGACGCAGTTCGGTGAGACGCGCCCCGCGGCTGCGGCACAGCGCCTCGGCCGTGGCGAGAGCGGCGCGGATACAGCCCTGGTGATCGTGGTCCTGGTGGGGAAACGTCGAATCGGCGACAAAGCTCAAGGACGGACTCCTGTTTCGGCTTGACAATGTTATAACCTAACATATGCTGGGGGCAAATGCGAGTGGTCGGTTGTCGGTTGTCGGAGGTTGCATGCACAAAAAACTGCTCATGGTTCTTTTGCCCCTGCTGCTCGCCCCCTGCGCCTGGGCGCAGCCCAAGGTGGTGGTGAGCATCAAGCCGGTGCACGCCCTGGTGGCCGGGGTCATGGAAGGGGTCGGCACACCCGAACTATTGCTCGCCGGAGGGGAATCACCGCACAGCTATGCCCTGCGCCCCTCCCAGGCGCGGGCGCTGGCGGCGGCGCAGCTGGTCTTCTGGGTCGGCCCCGAACTCGAAACCTTTCTCGAACGACCGCTGCGCTCCCTGAGCGGCACGGCGCGCCTGGTGACGCTCAGCCAGGCGCAGGGCCTTACGCTGCTGCCAGTGCGCGGCGGCGGCGCCTGGGCGGCGGATCATTCTCATGGCCATGGCCATGCCCATGCGCCGACGGGCGGCATCGATGGCCATCTGTGGCTTGATCCGGGCAATGCCCGGGCCATCGTCACCCTCGCCCAGAGCGAACTTGAGCGTCTTTTCCCCGAGGAGCGCGAGCGCCTGGCGGCGAACGCCGCGCGGCTGCTCGGGCGTCTGGAGGCGCTGGAGGCGGAGCTGGCGCAGACCCTGGACGCGGTGCGCGAGGTGCCCTATCTGGTGTTTCACGACGCCTATCAGTACCTGGAGCAGCGCTATGGGCTCAACGCCGTGGGGGCCATCAGCCTCAACCCCGAGCGCAGCCCCGGCGCGCAGCGGGTGCGCGAGGTGCAGCGCCTGATCCGCGAGCGCGGCGCGCGCTGCGTGTTCGCCGAGCCCCAGTTCACGCCGCGCCTGGTGGCGACGGTGGTGGAGGGCAGCGGCGCGCGCCAGGGGGTGCTCGATCCCCTGGGCGCCGAGTTGCCCGCCGGGCCCGAGGCCTATTTCCGTCTCATGCGCGCCCTGGCCGAGAATCTGCGCACCTGTCTGGAGCCGGACCTGCCGTGAGCGGCATCAACGCGCTGCTTGCCGAATACGCCGCGCATCTGCGGGAGTACGATGCCTGGTTTGCACGCTGCATGGAGCAGCATGGCGACCGCATCGCCTGCGCGGCGGGCTGCGCGGCCTGCTGCCGGGCGCTCTTCGACATCAGTCTGCTCGACGCCGCCCTGCTGCACGAGGGGCTGCGCCGCCTGCCGCCGTCGCTGCAAGACGAGGTGCGCGGGCGCGCCGCGCCGATTCTGGCGCGCCTGCAAGAGCGCTGGCCGGATTTTGCCCATCCCTACACCCTCAATCATCTTGCCGAGGAGCACTGGGAGGTGCCAGAGGAGGACGACACGCCCTGCCCCTTTCTCGGCGCAGACCAGCGTTGCTTGGTCTATGCCTTTCGCCCCGCCACCTGTCGCCTGCACGGTTTGCCCAACGTTGATCATTGCGGCGAGATCTTTCAGCGCGACTCGTGCAGCCGCAATTTCCTCGAAAGGGACGCCGCCGCCGAGCCCGGGCTGCGCTGGCACTTCCGCGAGGCTTTTCAGGCCGAGGCGCGTCTCTACCGGCGTTTTGCCGCCCAGCTCCTCGGCTCGCCCGAAGTCCAGGGCGACACCTTCATCGCGGCGGTGCCCTTTATCGACTTCGCCGCCCTTGGCGCCCCACGCGGCTGTGGTAACTTATAGGAAAATCCGGCCTGTGTGGAGGCTTTCCGATGCCGCTGCGGCTGCCCGTCTATCATCCCCCCGATTTCACCCGTCCCGACCTTGCGACCGCGCCCCTCGCCGTCTTCGAGGCGGTGGCGCAGGACGGGGTGGCGCCCGAGAGCTATCACGCCACCTCGATTTTCCCCGAATATCTGCATGTCGCGCCCGGTAAATGGCAGTTGCTGGAGGAATCGCGCATGGACTGCGTGGTGCGGCGCGGCGCCGATGAGCGCCTGGAGGTGGTGGAGTTTCGCCGTCTGCGGCGCGGCGATCAGGTCGCGCTGGGCCGCCACGAGGACGGCCGCGACGGCATCTATGTGCACGACGACGGTTTTCGCCTGGCCGCCCAGCCCCAGGAAAAATTCGCCTTTCGCACCCTGACCACCCGCGAGTCGTCCTTTTCCTTTGACTACGACGAACTCTACGCCCTGCTCGCCCATGAACGACAGGCGGGTTTCGTGCTTTGGGTGCTGGGGCCGGCCCTGGCCTTCGACCGCGATGCGCGCCAAGCCTTCGCGCGCCTGGTGCGCGCGGGCTACGTGCACGGTCTGCTGGCGGGCAACGCCCTGCCCACCCACGATCTGGAAGCCGCTCTCCACGGCACCGCCCTGGGGCAGGAAATCTATCGCAAGCAACCGGTGGCGCAGGGCCACTACAAGCACCTCGATACGCTCAATCAGCTGCGCGCCCTGGGTTCCATCGAGCGTGCGGTGGCGCGGGGTCTGGTGCGCGAGGGCATCGTTCATGCCTTGGTGGAGAAGCACATCCCCTATGTGTTCGCCGGCTCGATTCGCGACGACGGGCCGCTGCCCGAAGTCATCGCCGATGTCTACGCCGCCCAGGATGCCATGCGCGCCTTGGCGCGGCGCGCCACCACCGTCGTCTGCCTGGCCACCCAGCTGCATACCATCGCCACGGGCAACATGACGCCCAGCTACCGCGTGCTCCCCGACGGCAGCCTGCGCCCGGTGTATTTCTACAGCGTGGACATGTCCGAATTTGCCGCGCAGAAGCTCATCAATCGCGGCTCCCTGAGCACGCGGGCGATTTTGACCAATGTGCAGGATTTCGTGGTGACGCTGGAGCGCGGGCTGCGGGGGTAGCGTATGGGGGCAAGGACCTAAGGGACTTCAAGGACCGCAGGGACGAGCTAGGTGCGGGTGATTTCCGTGCCGGCGGTTCCGGCGAGGGCCGCTTCGATGTCGGCGGTGGCGCAGATCAGGGCGCGTCGGCCGCCGCCGTCGAGAAAGCGCAGGCAGGCCTCGATTTTCGGCGCCATGGAGCCGGGCGCGAACTGCCCGGAGGCGAGGTGCGCGCGCGCCTCGGCGCTGCTCAGGCGGCGCAGGAAGCGCTGCCGCGGCGTGCCGTAATCCAGGGCCGCGCCGGGCACGTCCGTGGCGATGAGAAACAGTTCCACCCCAACCTCGGCGGCGAGCCGCGCGCTGGCCAGATCCTTGTCGATGACCGCATCCACCCCCTGAAAGCCACGCCCCTCGCGCACCACCGGGATGCCCCCGCCGCCACAGCAGATGACCACGAACCCTTGAGCGACGAGCAGGCGGATTTCGCGTTTTTCGACCACGGTCAGCGGTTCGGGCGAGGCCACCACGCGCCGCCAGCCGCGCGGCGTTCGCACCAGGGGGAAGGGGGCGTCGGGGCGCTCGGGGTAGAAGGGCCCGATGGGTTTGCTGGGGTGGGCAAAGGCCGGGTCGGCGGCGTCCACCACCACATAGCTGATCAGGCTGACCAGGGGCGGAGGATCGCTGAGGCCCTCGGCCATGAAAGCGGCGTCGAGGGAGGATTCGATCATATAGCCGATCTGGCCCTGGGTCTGGGCGACGAGAATCTCCAGGGGCAGACGCGGCACCTCGCGGCAGCTTTCCTGCTGCAACAGCAGGTTGCCGACCTGCGGGCCGTTGCCGTGGGTGATGATCAGCCGATGGCGGCGCGCCAGGCGCGCCAGTTGACCGACCGGCGTGGCGAGATTGCTCAGCTGCTGGGCGATGCTGCCCTCCTCGCCGGGGCGCAAGAGGGCGTTGCCACCCAGGGCGACGAGCAGCAGCGGCAGGGCGGCGCGCTCATTCATGGCGCCCTCCCGGCGGCGCTCGCCCATTGGCGCAGGCGCGGCGCCAGCACCTCGTCCAGGGTGGGGTGCCCGGCATCGGCGTAGCCGTAGCGCACGCGCAAGCAGGGGTGACGGATGGCGAGCAGGCGTGACAGGTCGCTGGGCGTGGCGAAAAGCACCAGATCGCAGGGCACGGCATTGATGCTCGCTTCAAGATCGCGCATCTGCTCCTCCCCGTAGCCCAGGGCGGGCAGCACCCGCTCAAGGTGGGGATGGTCGGCATAGGCCTGGCGCAGGGTGCCCTGGGCGTAGGGGCGCGGATCGACGAGTTGCGCGGCACCGGCGCGGCGCGCGGCGAGGGTCGCGGCACCAAAGCTCATGCCGCCGTGGGTGAGGCTCGGGCCGTCTTCCACCACCAGCACACGCTTGCCGCAAACGGCCTCGGGCCGCTCCACCTCGATGGCCGAGGCGGCGAGAATTACCTCGGCTTCGGGGCGCAGTCGCGCCAGGCTCTCGCGCACGGCGGCAATCTGGGCGGGCGTCGCCGAATCGGTTTTGGCGATGATGGCGACATCGGCGCACAGCAGGTTGCTCTCGCCGGGATAGTAGCGCCGCTCATGACCGGCGCGGTGCGGGTCGAGCAGCACCAGATGCACATCGGGGCGAAAAAAGGGCAGATCATTGTTGCCGCCGTCCCACACCAGCAGATCGGCCTCGGCCTGGGCCCGGCGCAAGATCGCCTGGTAATCGACGCCCGCGTAGACCACCAGCCCTTCATCGAGCAGCGGTTCATACTCCTCGCGCTCCTCGATGGTGCATTCCATGGCCTCCATATCGGCATAAGCGGCGAAGCGCTGCACCGCCTGACGCGCCAGATCGCCGTAGGGCATGGGATGGCGCACCACCACCGGACGCAGGCCCCGAGCGCGGGCCAGGGCGCAGACCTTGCGCGTCACGGCGGATTTGCCGCAGCCCGTGCGCACCGCGCCCACCGACACCACCGGGCGCTCCGCAGCGAGCTGGGTGCGGCGCGCGCCGAGCAGCAGAAAGTCGGCGCCCCGCGCCAGGGCCAGGGACGCGCGGTGCATGACCTCTTGGTGCGATACGTCGCTGTAGGCGAACACCACCAAATCCACAGCCTGGTTGCGCAGCAGGGCGTCGAGCTCGCTCTCCTCCATGATGGGAATACCCTCGGGATAGAGCGGCCCCGCCAGCCGCGGCGGATAACGGCGCCCGGCGATGGCGGGGATCTGCGTGGCGGTGAAGGCCAGCACCCGGTGGCTCGGATCCTCGCGGAACACCAGGTTGAAGTTGTGGAAATCGCGGCCCGCGGCACCCAGGATGATGACAGATCGGCCCATGCGGCACTCCTTGTTCGGTTCTTTCTTTCCATTTTAGCGGCAAAATCCTGTCCCGAGGGGGAACAAAACTGCTACAATGCAACTCTTTCCACAAGTTCGTCCGCAGTCGAAGGAGCGGTCATGGCACGCAAAAAAGGCGAAGATGGCGGAATTATCAAGGGAATTTTTGCCGGCTATTTGATTCTGGTTCTCCACGCCCTGCTCATGCTGGTGGTGGCGTTGCTGGTGGTGTTTCTGCGCGGCGTGGTGGAATACATGCTGTGGATTTTTCTCGGCGGGGTGGCGTTGATCGGTCTGTCGGGCTACTACTTTTATCGGCGCATGAAGAAGGGCACGGGCAATCTCGGGGCGGTTCTCAATGATCCGGCCTGGCGCGACCGACCCGTGGAAATCAGTTTTCTCGGCGGCCTGGCCTCGGTGCGCCTTGGGCAGCCTGGTCAGCGCGCCGACGGCGAGGCGCCGCGCGCCCTGGAGGGCCGCCTGGTCGAGGAGCCGCCGCGCATCGAGGATCCCGAGGCGATGAGACGCCGGGAACTGGCGCGCCTGGTGCTCATGCTGGAGAGAAATCTGATCACCCAGGACGAATACGACCGGCTCAAGCAGGATCTGCTGCGCTAGCTCCCCGTCTCAGCCGCGAAAGTTGCGGCAGAAATTCTCTTCCTGCTCGGGGCTGCCGATGAGGATCAGCCCCATTCCCTTTTCCAGAATGGTTTCCGGCGGCGGCACCACCAGCGGCTCCTCGACATTCTCGCGCTCCAAGGCGACGATGGAGCAGCCGGTGAGGGGGCGAATGCGCGACTCGGCGATGCTCTGCCCGATCAGGTTCGGGGGCAGGGGGCGGCGAAACACGTTGATGCCCTCGGTGAGGAAAATCGATTCCTTGCCCTCCAGCACGTTGTTGAGGATGCTCGCGCCCACCGAGGCGTTGGAAATGACGAAATCGGCGCCCGCCGCGTAGAGCTGGTCGACGTTTTCCTCGCGGTTGGCACGCGCCACGATGCGGATGGCGGGATTGAGGTGGCGGCTGGCGAGGGTGAGAAAGATGTTGATGCTGTCGTCGTTGGTGGTGACGATCAGGCCCTTGGCCTGATCGATGCCCGATTCGCGCAGCACGTGGGGGCTGGTTGCGTCGCCGATGACCGCGACGTGATCCAGGCAGTCGCTGCTGGACTGCTTGTCGATGAGGATGAAGGGCACCGGGCGGCGATCGAGAAAACTGGCCGCCGCGCAGCCGATGCGGCCGTGGCCGAGAATCAGAATCAGGTCCTCGGCCTCTTCCTCGCCGGTGACCTGTTCCAGGGCTTCGAGCTGCTCGCGGGTGCCGGCGAGCACCATGAGCGCTTTTTCCGACAGGCGCGTCGCGGCATCCGGGGTGGTGAAACGGCCGCGCTCCCACAGGCCGATCACCGCCAGGCCGGTGCGCTGACGAATCCGCGCCTCGGCGAGGGTCTGGCCGGCGAAGGGCGTGGCCTGCACGGGAATCTCGGCGATCTGCAAGTGGCCGAAGGAATCGAGCACATGCGCCAGGGCGCCGCGGGTGGTGGCGCGGGTGGCCAGGTAGCGGCCGAGCAGGCGCTTGAGGGCGATGGCATGGTTGGCGCCGGCCAGGCGCAGCAGCTCGCCGTGTTCGAGCTGGCCGACCAGGGTGGCGATGGGCGTTTCGCACAAAGAGCGCACCGTCAGGCACAGGTTGGTGTTTTCCGGGTCGCTCAGATTGGCGATGACGTAGCGCGCCGCCGCCACGCGCAGGTTTCTGAGAAACTGGGCGTCGGTGGGGTTGCCCAGGGCCACGCGGATGCCCTCTTCCTCCAGGCGCAGGCTTTGCTCGTGGTCGCCGGTCACCACGACGAAGGGAATCCGGCGGTTTTGCAGCTTGCGCGCAAGAGCGCGGGTGACGGCGTCGAAGCCGAAGATGAGGATATGCCCCTGCGTGTCTTCGGGCAGCGCCACGGTGGGGCGATAGCGCAGACGCTGCTCGATCCAGGGCGCGAGAAACAGACTGATCATGCCGAAGGGCAGCAGGATCAGCATGAACACCACGCCGGAGAGGGTGACGATGGTGGAGAACAGGTAACCGATTTCGCTGGTGAAGGTGATGTCGCCGTAACCCAGGGTGGTCATGGCGACCACCGTCCAGTACAGGCCGGTGAGAAACGAATATTCGCGCCCCTCCAACTGCCACATGAGGAAACGGAACAGACCGCTGTAGGTGAGCACCAGGATGAGCAGGAAGGTGCAGTAGAGAATCAGCAGCTT harbors:
- a CDS encoding metal ABC transporter permease translates to MLEDFLLRALCGGLGVAAVAGPFGVFVVWRRLAYFGDTLAHSALLGIALGFLLHLDLTLAVIAVGQLLVLLLIVLQRRRELAGDTLLGILAHGSLALGLVTLAFLQDVRIDLMAYLFGDILAVNRTDLAWIFGGGLLALTALALIWRPLLALSVHEDLARVDGVSVGLVQWLYTALLALVVAVMMKIVGVVLVTALLIIPAAAARRLARSPEAMAALASLVGCLAVGGGLLASLRWDTPAGPSIVVAATVLFLLSRAVPRGFSQG
- a CDS encoding ATP-binding cassette domain-containing protein, with the translated sequence MAVENPSTLLRLAGVGVRLGEREVLRDIDLEIGAEEILTIVGPNGAGKTTLLRIALGLLPADRGQVWRAPGLRLGYVPQRLHLDDTLPLRVRRFLHLAPRDGLDPLSELEAAGIGHLAERPLQKLSGGELQRVLLVRAQLNRPRLLVLDEPTQGIDVHGQQDFYQYLGALRRRHGCAILLVSHDLHLVMAATDRVVCLNRHICCTGTPEAIARNEVFIELFGTRADNLAVYSHNRQHRHRPEGN
- a CDS encoding Fur family transcriptional regulator; the encoded protein is MSFVADSTFPHQDHDHQGCIRAALATAEALCRSRGARLTELRRRVLELVWTSHKPVGAYALLARLQEQGPAAPPTVYRALDFLLEQGLIHRVSSLNAFVGCARPGQEHCGQFLICEQCQDLVELDDAGIAAAIAHSSQASGFAPRRQTVEILGLCPQCRD
- a CDS encoding zinc ABC transporter substrate-binding protein, giving the protein MHKKLLMVLLPLLLAPCAWAQPKVVVSIKPVHALVAGVMEGVGTPELLLAGGESPHSYALRPSQARALAAAQLVFWVGPELETFLERPLRSLSGTARLVTLSQAQGLTLLPVRGGGAWAADHSHGHGHAHAPTGGIDGHLWLDPGNARAIVTLAQSELERLFPEERERLAANAARLLGRLEALEAELAQTLDAVREVPYLVFHDAYQYLEQRYGLNAVGAISLNPERSPGAQRVREVQRLIRERGARCVFAEPQFTPRLVATVVEGSGARQGVLDPLGAELPAGPEAYFRLMRALAENLRTCLEPDLP
- a CDS encoding YkgJ family cysteine cluster protein, giving the protein MSGINALLAEYAAHLREYDAWFARCMEQHGDRIACAAGCAACCRALFDISLLDAALLHEGLRRLPPSLQDEVRGRAAPILARLQERWPDFAHPYTLNHLAEEHWEVPEEDDTPCPFLGADQRCLVYAFRPATCRLHGLPNVDHCGEIFQRDSCSRNFLERDAAAEPGLRWHFREAFQAEARLYRRFAAQLLGSPEVQGDTFIAAVPFIDFAALGAPRGCGNL
- a CDS encoding ornithine cyclodeaminase family domain, whose amino-acid sequence is MPLRLPVYHPPDFTRPDLATAPLAVFEAVAQDGVAPESYHATSIFPEYLHVAPGKWQLLEESRMDCVVRRGADERLEVVEFRRLRRGDQVALGRHEDGRDGIYVHDDGFRLAAQPQEKFAFRTLTTRESSFSFDYDELYALLAHERQAGFVLWVLGPALAFDRDARQAFARLVRAGYVHGLLAGNALPTHDLEAALHGTALGQEIYRKQPVAQGHYKHLDTLNQLRALGSIERAVARGLVREGIVHALVEKHIPYVFAGSIRDDGPLPEVIADVYAAQDAMRALARRATTVVCLATQLHTIATGNMTPSYRVLPDGSLRPVYFYSVDMSEFAAQKLINRGSLSTRAILTNVQDFVVTLERGLRG
- a CDS encoding carbamate kinase is translated as MNERAALPLLLVALGGNALLRPGEEGSIAQQLSNLATPVGQLARLARRHRLIITHGNGPQVGNLLLQQESCREVPRLPLEILVAQTQGQIGYMIESSLDAAFMAEGLSDPPPLVSLISYVVVDAADPAFAHPSKPIGPFYPERPDAPFPLVRTPRGWRRVVASPEPLTVVEKREIRLLVAQGFVVICCGGGGIPVVREGRGFQGVDAVIDKDLASARLAAEVGVELFLIATDVPGAALDYGTPRQRFLRRLSSAEARAHLASGQFAPGSMAPKIEACLRFLDGGGRRALICATADIEAALAGTAGTEITRT
- a CDS encoding cyclic 2,3-diphosphoglycerate synthase, yielding MGRSVIILGAAGRDFHNFNLVFREDPSHRVLAFTATQIPAIAGRRYPPRLAGPLYPEGIPIMEESELDALLRNQAVDLVVFAYSDVSHQEVMHRASLALARGADFLLLGARRTQLAAERPVVSVGAVRTGCGKSAVTRKVCALARARGLRPVVVRHPMPYGDLARQAVQRFAAYADMEAMECTIEEREEYEPLLDEGLVVYAGVDYQAILRRAQAEADLLVWDGGNNDLPFFRPDVHLVLLDPHRAGHERRYYPGESNLLCADVAIIAKTDSATPAQIAAVRESLARLRPEAEVILAASAIEVERPEAVCGKRVLVVEDGPSLTHGGMSFGAATLAARRAGAAQLVDPRPYAQGTLRQAYADHPHLERVLPALGYGEEQMRDLEASINAVPCDLVLFATPSDLSRLLAIRHPCLRVRYGYADAGHPTLDEVLAPRLRQWASAAGRAP
- a CDS encoding potassium channel family protein — its product is MKTLAAELAFFLRGQARQNLKLLILYCTFLLILVLTYSGLFRFLMWQLEGREYSFLTGLYWTVVAMTTLGYGDITFTSEIGYLFSTIVTLSGVVFMLILLPFGMISLFLAPWIEQRLRYRPTVALPEDTQGHILIFGFDAVTRALARKLQNRRIPFVVVTGDHEQSLRLEEEGIRVALGNPTDAQFLRNLRVAAARYVIANLSDPENTNLCLTVRSLCETPIATLVGQLEHGELLRLAGANHAIALKRLLGRYLATRATTRGALAHVLDSFGHLQIAEIPVQATPFAGQTLAEARIRQRTGLAVIGLWERGRFTTPDAATRLSEKALMVLAGTREQLEALEQVTGEEEAEDLILILGHGRIGCAAASFLDRRPVPFILIDKQSSSDCLDHVAVIGDATSPHVLRESGIDQAKGLIVTTNDDSINIFLTLASRHLNPAIRIVARANREENVDQLYAAGADFVISNASVGASILNNVLEGKESIFLTEGINVFRRPLPPNLIGQSIAESRIRPLTGCSIVALERENVEEPLVVPPPETILEKGMGLILIGSPEQEENFCRNFRG